One window from the genome of Desulforamulus ruminis DSM 2154 encodes:
- a CDS encoding EamA family transporter, with amino-acid sequence MASTAPRSIAAPNSSLWVGLFHLFVVYIVWGSTYLAIRVGVREGSGFPPFSMGGSRLLAATAILFLVAFITRQSLKISPKGLWVHALSGFFLWVGGNGLVMWGEQQADSGYAALLVASVPLWVAIIEGILDRKIPSKLLIGSLLMGFLGIGVLSFPTFRTGGEANLHSIFALLLAPLFWGIGMVVQRRNPVALSPIVSSGYQQLFGAIGFILAALLLGEPWPNPTPEAWWAWGYLVVFGSLFAFTSFIMALKMLPTSLVVTYAYVNPVVAVFLGWLILHEPLSVWTLGGTVLVLLGVAGTFKHQSQVNKKHATQE; translated from the coding sequence ATGGCAAGCACAGCTCCAAGGTCCATAGCGGCCCCGAATTCCTCCCTATGGGTGGGTCTTTTTCATTTATTTGTTGTTTATATTGTCTGGGGCAGTACCTATCTGGCCATCCGGGTGGGAGTCCGGGAGGGGTCGGGTTTTCCTCCCTTCAGTATGGGAGGCTCCCGCTTGTTGGCTGCTACGGCGATTCTTTTTCTGGTGGCGTTCATTACCCGTCAATCCTTAAAGATTTCCCCAAAGGGACTTTGGGTTCATGCTTTATCGGGTTTTTTCCTGTGGGTTGGGGGCAATGGGTTGGTCATGTGGGGAGAGCAGCAGGCGGATTCAGGCTATGCGGCCCTGCTGGTGGCTTCCGTGCCCCTGTGGGTAGCCATTATTGAAGGAATTTTGGACCGTAAAATCCCCTCCAAGCTGCTGATAGGATCACTGCTCATGGGGTTCCTGGGGATTGGCGTACTTTCCTTCCCCACCTTTCGTACCGGAGGGGAGGCCAATCTGCACAGTATTTTTGCCCTATTGCTGGCTCCTCTTTTCTGGGGCATCGGCATGGTTGTACAGCGCAGAAATCCGGTGGCCTTAAGTCCCATCGTCAGCTCAGGTTACCAACAGCTCTTTGGAGCCATTGGGTTTATTCTGGCTGCCCTGCTTTTGGGAGAGCCTTGGCCCAATCCCACGCCGGAAGCCTGGTGGGCCTGGGGCTACTTGGTAGTGTTTGGCTCACTCTTTGCTTTTACTTCCTTTATTATGGCTCTTAAAATGCTGCCAACCAGCCTGGTGGTGACTTATGCTTATGTAAACCCGGTAGTGGCGGTATTTTTAGGCTGGCTGATCCTGCATGAGCCGCTGAGCGTATGGACCCTGGGGGGAACGGTTCTTGTTTTACTGGGAGTGGCCGGAACCTTTAAACATCAAAGCCAGGTCAATAAAAAGCATGCCACCCAGGAATAA